The stretch of DNA GAGCGACTTTTAATGGGGCAAGCTGTGTCAATTTTCCGTAAGCCTCTTCGAGAACAAGCTTTACGAGCTCTTTGTTAACAGGTCCCAGAGAGAACATGGATTTTACAAGTTTTTCTATTTCATGCTCTTTCATCTTTTTTAGAACATTGGCTGCTTCGTCCTCAGGTAGAGAAAGTATGAGAATGGCTGCTTTTTGTGCGCCTGTAATCCTCCCTGTTGACTTTACATCTTTCTTTTCTGTGTTTTCAGCCATAAGCCACCCGGTGGTTGTTTTTGAAACTGCTAGAAAAATATTATAACAATTAAATCAACGTTTGAAGAGTTTAGAAAGTGAAAAGTTTTCAATTGGTTGTATATTACAAGCATAAAAGAAATTTTGAGAGAGGTAAAGATGCCGATTTTAATAAATGGTGTTACAGATGAGAAGAGGTTATACAGAGAGTTGAAAAAGATAGGATTGAGGAAACACGATATCAAAGAAGTTTTTATAGCTAATCTTTCGGCGCTTGTCTATCTGAAAGATGAATTACTTGTAAAAGCTTATGGAGACTTTGTACCTGATAAAGAAACTGAAAAAGAGATAAAGACGGTTCACAGCTATGTAGAGCGTTTTAAGCATCTTATCGATGTTGAACGACTTGCCGAAATGGAATTCCAGGAAGAGGAGATTAGAAGATTATCTGGAAGAGAAAGAGAGCTTTTAGGAAGGGCTATTCTTGATTTGAAAGGCACACGTGCCGGGATGAAATTTCATCTTCACCTTGTCAGATTTTACAGAGAAAAGCCTATTGAAACGGAGATAGGAAACGGTGATATCGTTCTGGTAAGCCGCGGTAATCCTCTCAAAAGTGATCTCCTAGGGACAGTTATAAGGGTGACGGAAAAAACAGTTACTGTTGCATTTGATAACAAACCACCTCAGTGGGTTTATAAAAAAGGTGTTAGACTTGATCTTTATGTAAACGATGTTACCTTTAAACGGATGGAGGAAAATCTGGAAGAGTTTCGTCATGCGTTTGGTAGAAAAAGAGAGTTGAGAAATATTATTTTAGGTTTAAAGAAGCCGACACTTTCAGAAGAAGGATCTTTTGTGCCCGTTAACAAAAAGTTGAATGACTTTCAGAAATTGGCTGTTAGTCACGCATTAGGTTCTCCAGACTTTTATCTTGTTCACGGTCCCCCGGGGACGGGAAAAACAAGTACTATAACGGAGTTGATCGTTCAGCTTGTTAGAAGGAAAGAGAGAGTTTTAGCCACTGCGGATTCCAATATTGCAGCGGACAATATTCTGTTAAATTTATCAAAATATTCTGATTTAAAGCTTGTTAGAATAGGTCATCCTGCAAGAGTGCTGGAAGAGTTGGAGAAATTTTCTATTTTTGCTCTTTTTGAAGAGCATGAAAAAAGCAAAACCATAAGAAAGGGATGGGAAAAAGTAAGAGAATTGATAGAGAAAAGGGATAAATTTCTCAAACCTGTTCCTTCGCTGAGAAGAGGTATGACAGATGAAGAGATTATTCATTTAGGAAAAAAAGGGAAATCATTCAGAGGAGTTCCTGCTAAGAAAATCCGTTCTATGGCAAATTGGCTTTTAGCCAACTATGAGATAGATATAAGAATAAAAGCACTTAAAGAGATGGAAACACAGCTTTTCAGAGAAATCATTGCCGACGCCGATGTTGTTATATCAACCAATTCGATGGTTAAATCGGATCTACTTGAGGATTTTGAATTTGACGTTGCTGTAATAGATGAAGGGAGTCAACAGGTTGAACCATCCACTCTTATACCTATTATGAGAGCTAAAAGGTTTTATATTGCTGGTGATCACAAGCAACTCCCGCCTACTGTTACAAGTGAAGAAGCCAAAGAGCTTGAAAAGACTCTTTTTGAAAGACTGATAGATAACTATAAAGAGCTTTCAACTATGCTTACTGTTCAGTATAGGATGAATGAAAAGATAATGAAATTTCCTTCCGAAGAGTTTTATGACGGTAAACTTGTGGCGGATGATTCTGTTAGAAATCATACATTAAAAGATTTGATTTTAGGTAATGTGAAGATCCCGGATTCATATAAAGCTATTTTAAATCCAGAAGAAGCGTTAACCTTTGCAGACACATCACAGATAAATGCCTTTGAATTTAAGCCCTCTGGTAGTACCTCTTACGAAAATTATGAGGAAGCAAAACTTGCAGTAAATTTTGTTTTCCATCTTGTAGATATGGGGATCTCAAGGAAAGATATAGGGATAATCGCTCCTTATGCTAATCAGGTTAAGCTTATTAAAGAACTTTTACTTGAAAGGGATTTAAAGGTTGAAGTGAACTCTGTTGATGGTTTTCAGGGAAGGGAAAAAGAGGTTATAGTCATCTCTTTTGTGCGTTCAAACGATACCGGTGAAATAGGATTTTTAAAAGATATAAGAAGACTTAACGTTGCTATTACGAGAGCACGCAGAAAGCTTATTTGTGTCGGTAATAGTGACACTCTCTCTTCTCATGATGTTTATAGACGTTTTATCTCTTACGTAAAAGGAGAGGGGACGTTTGTTAGTCTTAATTAAATAAGGTTTGTTTAAAAAGATTTTTTAATGTATTAAAATAATGGCAATTGGCATTCAGGAGAAAAATGTATGAGTGTTCACGCGCTTATTTTACTTGTTTCGATTGCTGTTTTGATTTTTTTGCTTTATAGGGAAATTTTTCATCCTGCTGCCTCTTTTACTATTGTTGTTTCTTTCCTGGTAGTTGTTGGAATTTTGACACCTCATGAAGCACTATCAGGTTTCTCAAATGAACAGATTGCACTAATAGCTCTTTTGCTTGTTGTAAGTTCAATTATTAAAAACTTTCGCATAACCGGGTATATTTTTAGCAAACTTATGGATGAGAAGCTTTCGTATAGGCAGTTTTTATTTCGTTTAATGGGGACGGTTTCTTTTTTCTCGGCATTTCTAAATAACACACCTATAGTGGCTGCTTTAATTCCATATGTTTATGATTGGGGAAAGAAAAAGGGGATAGCTCCTTCTAAACTGCTTATTCCACTTTCTTATGCTGCCATCTTAGGTGGAACAGTCACTCTTATAGGCACTTCTACCAATCTTGTAGTTAATGGTCTTGTGGTTAGTGCAGGTCTTAAACCATTTAAGATTTTTGATTTTAGTTATGTAGGAATTCCTGCTGTTTTTGCCGGGATGGGTTATATGTTAATTTGGGGACACAAGTTACTTCCAGAGAGGAAGGATGCGGTATCTGCATTTCTTGAGAAAAAAAAGGAATATCTGGTTGAAACCATAGTTCCTTCAGGATCTAACATAATAGGCAAAACAGTTGAAGAAGCAAAGTTAAGAAATTTGAAAGGCCTTTTTCTTGTTGAAATCATAAGAGAGAAAGAGAGAATAACTCCCGTTTCTCCGAAAGATGTTATTAAAGAGAACGATGTTTTGATTTTTGCAGGTGAAACAGAGAAGATAATTGAGCTTGTAAATGGAGAGGCTGGATTTAAACTTCCGCCTGTTTGCTCTTTTGGAGATGATAAAGTAGAGCTTGTTGAAGCTCTTATTCCTCAGAATTCTTCTCTCATTGGTAAAAAAGTAAAAGCGACAAATTTTCGTGGACGTTTTGATGCGGCCATTGTAGCTGTTCACAGAAATGGAGAAAGATTAAAGGGGAAAATAGGAGACATTGTTTTAAAACCTGGTGATTTGTTACTGATTCTTGCAGGAAAAAGTTTCTGGGACAGAGTTTCTGATTCTGATGATATTTACGTTATTTCAAAAGTTAAAGAAATAATCAATATTGATCAGAAAAAAGCGTTACCGGTTCTTGTTGGATTTTTATTAGCTATTTTACTTTCTGCTCTAAAAATCGTGCCTTTATTCGAATCTCTTTTGTTGCTTATCTCAATCTTTGTTATTTTTAAGATAGCTTCTTACAGTCAGATTAAGAAAAGTTTTGATCTTAACATTATTATAATTGCTGCTCTTTCCATTGCCATCGGTAAGGCAATGGTTAACACAGGTCTTGCCAATGCTATCGCAAATACACTTGTTCCTGTTTCAATCCCTTTTGGTATAACCGCTGCTCTTTTATTTGTTTATCTTACAACGAACGTTTTGACCGAATTTATAACTAACCTTGCAGCGGCTTCCATAACGTTCCCTATAGCGCTATCTGTTGCTCAAAAATTGTCTGTTGATCCTAAGGCTTTTATTTTGGCTGTTGCTTTTGCGGCTTCTGCAAGTTTTTTAACTCCTATAGGATATCAAACCAACCTTTTGGTATATGGTCCTGGTAATTATCGATTTAAAGATTTCTTTAAGGTTGGATTGCCTTTATCGTTAATATACATGTTTGTTACAATTGCCGTGTTGAAATTGATGTTTTTATGAAGAAATTCTGGAGGTGGTTGTGACTCAACGCTTTATTATTCCTCATAAAGGGCGTATTACACGGGAAGATAGAGAGAGAATGAAGAATCATAAATCTTTTATCCTCTGGTTTACAGGACTTTCCGGGTCAGGAAAATCAACACTTTCTCATCGTGTTGAAGAAAAGCTCTATAAAATGGGTGTTCACACGTATGTTCTTGATGGTGATAATGTGAGGATGGGTTTGAATAAAGATTTAGGATTCTCTGAAGAGGATAGAAGAGAAAATATCCGTAGAATAGGAGAAGTGGCGAAGCTTTTTGTCGATGCCGGTATAGTAGTGCTTACGGCTTTTATTTCTCCTTATAGGAAAGATAGGGATTTCGTTAGAGGATTGGTAAAAGAAGGAGATTTTATAGAAGTTTATGTTAAATGTCCTATTGAGGTTTGTGAAAGTAGAGATCCGAAAGGTCTTTATAAAAAGGCAAGAGCCGGGATAATTAAAAATTTCACAGGTATTGATGATCCTTACGAAGAGCCTTTAAATCCTGAAATAGTTGTTGAAACAGATAAAGAGTCTCTTGATGAGTGTGCAGATAAGATAATTTCCTATCTGATAGATAGAAGATTGATAAAGGGGGAAGATAGATGATAGCACCACATGGAGGAGAGCTCATAAACAAACTGCCAACACCGGAAGAGAGAGAAGAGCTTTTAAAAAAAGTTGAATCTTTGCCAAAGATTGTTGCTGGAAACAGATATGTAGGTCACTGTGAGATGATAGCCATAGGAGGTTATTCTCCTCTTGAAGGTTTTATGACTAAAGAAGAGGTTGAATCTGTCATTAAAGATGTTCACCTGCCTAACGGTCTTTTGTGGTCAATTCCTATTGTTCTTCCGGTTCCGGAGAATTTCTGGAAGAGCGTAAAACTTGGTGATGAGATAGCCATTTACGATGTTCATAATAGACCTATAGCCGTTGTGATTGTTGATGATAAATATACTCTTGACCTTGACTTTTACTGTCAAAATGTTTTTAAAACTACTGATGAGAACCATCCTGGTGTTGCTTTTATAAAGAGTGCAGGTGATAAATTTATCGGTGGTGAGATAGTAAGACTTTTAAATAGACCTGTAAGAGAAGGTATTGAGGAACATTATTATCAAGATCCTGCTGTTGTAAGAAAAATTATTGAGAATAAAGACTGGAAAAATGTTGTAGCATTTCAGACCAGGAATCCAATTCACAGGGCTCATGAATACATAATAAAATGTGCTCTTGAAACAATGGACGGTGCACTTATCCATCCTCTTGTTGGAGAGACAAAAAAGGATGATATTCCTGCTCCTGTTAGAATGCAGTGTTACGAAGTTCTTATAGAGAATTACTTTAACAAAAGTCGTGTTCATCTTTCCGTTCTTCCGGCGCCTATGCACTATGCAGGTCCGAGAGAGGCGGTTCATCATATGCTTATGAGAAAAAATTACGGATGCACACACATGATAATTGGTAGAGATCATGCTGGAGTAGGTGATTATTACGGAACGTATGAGGCGCAAGAGTTTGTTGAGCAGT from Desulfurobacterium indicum encodes:
- a CDS encoding IGHMBP2 family helicase gives rise to the protein MPILINGVTDEKRLYRELKKIGLRKHDIKEVFIANLSALVYLKDELLVKAYGDFVPDKETEKEIKTVHSYVERFKHLIDVERLAEMEFQEEEIRRLSGRERELLGRAILDLKGTRAGMKFHLHLVRFYREKPIETEIGNGDIVLVSRGNPLKSDLLGTVIRVTEKTVTVAFDNKPPQWVYKKGVRLDLYVNDVTFKRMEENLEEFRHAFGRKRELRNIILGLKKPTLSEEGSFVPVNKKLNDFQKLAVSHALGSPDFYLVHGPPGTGKTSTITELIVQLVRRKERVLATADSNIAADNILLNLSKYSDLKLVRIGHPARVLEELEKFSIFALFEEHEKSKTIRKGWEKVRELIEKRDKFLKPVPSLRRGMTDEEIIHLGKKGKSFRGVPAKKIRSMANWLLANYEIDIRIKALKEMETQLFREIIADADVVISTNSMVKSDLLEDFEFDVAVIDEGSQQVEPSTLIPIMRAKRFYIAGDHKQLPPTVTSEEAKELEKTLFERLIDNYKELSTMLTVQYRMNEKIMKFPSEEFYDGKLVADDSVRNHTLKDLILGNVKIPDSYKAILNPEEALTFADTSQINAFEFKPSGSTSYENYEEAKLAVNFVFHLVDMGISRKDIGIIAPYANQVKLIKELLLERDLKVEVNSVDGFQGREKEVIVISFVRSNDTGEIGFLKDIRRLNVAITRARRKLICVGNSDTLSSHDVYRRFISYVKGEGTFVSLN
- a CDS encoding SLC13 family permease, which codes for MSVHALILLVSIAVLIFLLYREIFHPAASFTIVVSFLVVVGILTPHEALSGFSNEQIALIALLLVVSSIIKNFRITGYIFSKLMDEKLSYRQFLFRLMGTVSFFSAFLNNTPIVAALIPYVYDWGKKKGIAPSKLLIPLSYAAILGGTVTLIGTSTNLVVNGLVVSAGLKPFKIFDFSYVGIPAVFAGMGYMLIWGHKLLPERKDAVSAFLEKKKEYLVETIVPSGSNIIGKTVEEAKLRNLKGLFLVEIIREKERITPVSPKDVIKENDVLIFAGETEKIIELVNGEAGFKLPPVCSFGDDKVELVEALIPQNSSLIGKKVKATNFRGRFDAAIVAVHRNGERLKGKIGDIVLKPGDLLLILAGKSFWDRVSDSDDIYVISKVKEIINIDQKKALPVLVGFLLAILLSALKIVPLFESLLLLISIFVIFKIASYSQIKKSFDLNIIIIAALSIAIGKAMVNTGLANAIANTLVPVSIPFGITAALLFVYLTTNVLTEFITNLAAASITFPIALSVAQKLSVDPKAFILAVAFAASASFLTPIGYQTNLLVYGPGNYRFKDFFKVGLPLSLIYMFVTIAVLKLMFL
- the cysC gene encoding adenylyl-sulfate kinase, with the translated sequence MTQRFIIPHKGRITREDRERMKNHKSFILWFTGLSGSGKSTLSHRVEEKLYKMGVHTYVLDGDNVRMGLNKDLGFSEEDRRENIRRIGEVAKLFVDAGIVVLTAFISPYRKDRDFVRGLVKEGDFIEVYVKCPIEVCESRDPKGLYKKARAGIIKNFTGIDDPYEEPLNPEIVVETDKESLDECADKIISYLIDRRLIKGEDR
- the sat gene encoding sulfate adenylyltransferase; this encodes MIAPHGGELINKLPTPEEREELLKKVESLPKIVAGNRYVGHCEMIAIGGYSPLEGFMTKEEVESVIKDVHLPNGLLWSIPIVLPVPENFWKSVKLGDEIAIYDVHNRPIAVVIVDDKYTLDLDFYCQNVFKTTDENHPGVAFIKSAGDKFIGGEIVRLLNRPVREGIEEHYYQDPAVVRKIIENKDWKNVVAFQTRNPIHRAHEYIIKCALETMDGALIHPLVGETKKDDIPAPVRMQCYEVLIENYFNKSRVHLSVLPAPMHYAGPREAVHHMLMRKNYGCTHMIIGRDHAGVGDYYGTYEAQEFVEQFVDELGIKPLKFEHAFYCVKCENMATAKTCPHGKEDHIHLSGTKVRAMLREGRKPPKQFSRPEVAEILIKWATKA